One window of the Zea mays cultivar B73 chromosome 3, Zm-B73-REFERENCE-NAM-5.0, whole genome shotgun sequence genome contains the following:
- the LOC100192851 gene encoding Protein decapping 5-like: MAAEAPPSASASSSSAPRPPAAAASASGGGAAGSAESYIGSLISLTSKSEIRYEGVLYKINTEESSIGLRNVRSFGTEGRKKDGMQIPASDKVYEYILFRGTDIKDLQVKSSPPPPPPQAASLHNDPAIIQSHYSQPASTSSNLPSAGGAVLPDLSSQAVQYGLQRPTFQSNLPLYQPGNAPRGSSAAPPAGNAPWGSSAEPPAGTTLSVPSMYWHGYYAPSSGLPPHLQQPLLLQPTPGLSVPQNLQYPGLNPSLPSGMQKLSELQPSLMPPINSQGSSGILPTTTAPASATLLAPESSKPQVPNMGSLFTPATSLGATFPYPSQPTPVAETSATVSQNITSFSSNKATALPGSTLSYQTASQSVSSTIAPSSSAQVEMAVPLLASSGQLLQNTSSMLSSSHSMQAPLQVASKEVKPVEPKAKVAEPLLPDPLLPDPPSQSLPENKEPILPLPKQTPQKYNGSGLHNHHNFRGRGRGRGSAFSQSVTTFTEEFDFTAMNEKFNKDEVWGHLGKKSQSRDKDGEVGDDVFDEDLEVEETDNPELSVKPVYVKDDFFDSLSSGTFGRGGPNGRGRPSERRRVDTETFGEFPRHRQPYRGGARGYRGGGRSRGSYYGGRGYGNTGTGGYGNTGTGGPGNSYSHRGYGRD; encoded by the exons ATGGCGGCGGAAGCGCCACCGTCGGCTTCGGCGTCTTCTTCCTCGGCCCCGCGGCCGCCTGCCGCGGCGGCCTCTGCCTCCGGCGGCGGGGCGGCCGGGTCCGCGGAGTCGTACATCGGGAGCCTCATTAGCCTGACTTCGAAGAGCGAGATCAGGTACGAGGGCGTCCTTTACAAAATCAACACCGAGGAGTCCAGCATCGGCCTGCGCAATG TGCGGTCCTTTGGGACCGAAGGTCGGAAGAAAGATGGAATGCAGATTCCTGCTAGCGACAAAGTATACGAGTATATCCTCTTTCGGGGAACTGATATCAAG GATTTGCAAGTTAAGTCAtcaccaccgccgccgccaccTCAAGCAGCTTCCCTGCACAATGACCCTGCCATAATCCAG TCACATTATTCTCAACCAGCATCAACATCGTCAAATTTGCCTTCCGCTGGGGGTGCAGTTTTACCAGACCTCAGCTCCCAGGCAGTTCAATATGGGCTTCAGAGGCCAACTTTTCAGAGTAACCTTCCTCTATACCAACCAGGGAATGCTCCACGGGGCTCTTCAGCGGCACCTCCAGCAGGAAATGCTCCGTGGGGCTCTTCAGCAGAACCTCCAGCAGGAACGACACTTTCGGTTCCCTCAATGTACTGGCATGGATACTATGCGCCTTCAAGTGGGCTGCCACCTCATTTGCAGCAACCTCTGCTGCTTCAGCCAACACCAGGATTGTCAGTTCCCCAGAATCTTCAATATCCAGGACTAAATCCTTCTTTGCCATCTGGGATGCAAAAGCTGTCAGAACTCCAACCTTCATTGATGCCACCTATTAATAGTCAAGGTTCTTCAGGTATCCTGCCTACTACAACAGCTCCTGCTTCTGCTACCTTATTAGCTCCAGAAAGCTCAAAGCCTCAGGTGCCAAACATGGGATCTTTGTTTACTCCTGCAACATCTCTTGGTGCAACTTTTCCTTATCCAAGCCAGCCAACACCGGTGGCTGAAACTAGTGCAACAGTGTCACAGAACATAACTTCATTTAGTAGCAACAAGGCTACTGCTCTTCCAGGCTCAACACTGTCATACCAAACTGCATCTCAGTCTGTTTCTTCGACTATTGCCCCATCTAGCTCAGCACAAGTGGAGATGGCTGTGCCTTTGTTGGCATCATCAGGTCAACTATTGCAGAACACATCATCCATGCTTTCATCATCACACTCGATGCAGGCACCATTACAGGTAGCTAGCAAAGAAGTCAAGCCGGTTGAGCCAAAGGCTAAGGTTGCAGAACCATTACTGCCTGACCCTTTGCTACCAGACCCACCATCACAGTCTCTGCCTGAAAATAAGGAGCCTATATTGCCATTGCCCAAACAGACACCTCAGAAG TACAATGGATCTGGTTTGCACAACCATCACAACTTTAGGGGCCGTGGAAGGGGTAGAGGGAGTGCG TTTTCACAGTCAGTAACAACATTCACTGAAGAATTTGATTTCACGGCCATGAATGAGAAGTTTAACAAAGATGAAGTCTGGGGTCATCTTGGAAAGAAATCGCAGTCAAGGGACAAGGATGGTGAGGTGGGAGATGATGTGTTTGATGAAGACCTGGAGGTTGAGGAAACTGATAACCCAGAGCTATCTGTTAAG CCTGTTTATGTCAAGGATGATTTTTTTGATTCCCTCTCTAGTGGAACATTTGGACGTGGAGGACCAAATGGAAGGGGTAGACCTTCTGAACGGCGCAGAGTAGATACAGAG ACTTTTGGCGAATTTCCACGGCACAGGCAACCCTACCGTGGTGGCGCCCGAGGTTACCGTGGCGGTGGACGTTCCCGAGGTTCATATTATGGTGGCAGAGGCTATGGAAACACAGGGACCGGAGGCTATGGAAACACAGGGACAGGTGGCCCTGGAAATTCTTATTCTCACCGGGGCTATGGGAGAGATTGA
- the LOC100192851 gene encoding protein decapping 5-like isoform X1: MAAEAPPSASASSSSAPRPPAAAASASGGGAAGSAESYIGSLISLTSKSEIRYEGVLYKINTEESSIGLRNVRSFGTEGRKKDGMQIPASDKVYEYILFRGTDIKDLQVKSSPPPPPPQAASLHNDPAIIQSHYSQPASTSSNLPSAGGAVLPDLSSQAVQYGLQRPTFQSNLPLYQPGNAPRGSSAAPPAGNAPWGSSAEPPAGTTLSVPSMYWHGYYAPSSGLPPHLQQPLLLQPTPGLSVPQNLQYPGLNPSLPSGMQKLSELQPSLMPPINSQGSSGILPTTTAPASATLLAPESSKPQVPNMGSLFTPATSLGATFPYPSQPTPVAETSATVSQNITSFSSNKATALPGSTLSYQTASQSVSSTIAPSSSAQVEMAVPLLASSGQLLQNTSSMLSSSHSMQAPLQVASKEVKPVEPKAKVAEPLLPDPLLPDPPSQSLPENKEPILPLPKQTPQKFSQSVTTFTEEFDFTAMNEKFNKDEVWGHLGKKSQSRDKDGEVGDDVFDEDLEVEETDNPELSVKPVYVKDDFFDSLSSGTFGRGGPNGRGRPSERRRVDTETFGEFPRHRQPYRGGARGYRGGGRSRGSYYGGRGYGNTGTGGYGNTGTGGPGNSYSHRGYGRD; this comes from the exons ATGGCGGCGGAAGCGCCACCGTCGGCTTCGGCGTCTTCTTCCTCGGCCCCGCGGCCGCCTGCCGCGGCGGCCTCTGCCTCCGGCGGCGGGGCGGCCGGGTCCGCGGAGTCGTACATCGGGAGCCTCATTAGCCTGACTTCGAAGAGCGAGATCAGGTACGAGGGCGTCCTTTACAAAATCAACACCGAGGAGTCCAGCATCGGCCTGCGCAATG TGCGGTCCTTTGGGACCGAAGGTCGGAAGAAAGATGGAATGCAGATTCCTGCTAGCGACAAAGTATACGAGTATATCCTCTTTCGGGGAACTGATATCAAG GATTTGCAAGTTAAGTCAtcaccaccgccgccgccaccTCAAGCAGCTTCCCTGCACAATGACCCTGCCATAATCCAG TCACATTATTCTCAACCAGCATCAACATCGTCAAATTTGCCTTCCGCTGGGGGTGCAGTTTTACCAGACCTCAGCTCCCAGGCAGTTCAATATGGGCTTCAGAGGCCAACTTTTCAGAGTAACCTTCCTCTATACCAACCAGGGAATGCTCCACGGGGCTCTTCAGCGGCACCTCCAGCAGGAAATGCTCCGTGGGGCTCTTCAGCAGAACCTCCAGCAGGAACGACACTTTCGGTTCCCTCAATGTACTGGCATGGATACTATGCGCCTTCAAGTGGGCTGCCACCTCATTTGCAGCAACCTCTGCTGCTTCAGCCAACACCAGGATTGTCAGTTCCCCAGAATCTTCAATATCCAGGACTAAATCCTTCTTTGCCATCTGGGATGCAAAAGCTGTCAGAACTCCAACCTTCATTGATGCCACCTATTAATAGTCAAGGTTCTTCAGGTATCCTGCCTACTACAACAGCTCCTGCTTCTGCTACCTTATTAGCTCCAGAAAGCTCAAAGCCTCAGGTGCCAAACATGGGATCTTTGTTTACTCCTGCAACATCTCTTGGTGCAACTTTTCCTTATCCAAGCCAGCCAACACCGGTGGCTGAAACTAGTGCAACAGTGTCACAGAACATAACTTCATTTAGTAGCAACAAGGCTACTGCTCTTCCAGGCTCAACACTGTCATACCAAACTGCATCTCAGTCTGTTTCTTCGACTATTGCCCCATCTAGCTCAGCACAAGTGGAGATGGCTGTGCCTTTGTTGGCATCATCAGGTCAACTATTGCAGAACACATCATCCATGCTTTCATCATCACACTCGATGCAGGCACCATTACAGGTAGCTAGCAAAGAAGTCAAGCCGGTTGAGCCAAAGGCTAAGGTTGCAGAACCATTACTGCCTGACCCTTTGCTACCAGACCCACCATCACAGTCTCTGCCTGAAAATAAGGAGCCTATATTGCCATTGCCCAAACAGACACCTCAGAAG TTTTCACAGTCAGTAACAACATTCACTGAAGAATTTGATTTCACGGCCATGAATGAGAAGTTTAACAAAGATGAAGTCTGGGGTCATCTTGGAAAGAAATCGCAGTCAAGGGACAAGGATGGTGAGGTGGGAGATGATGTGTTTGATGAAGACCTGGAGGTTGAGGAAACTGATAACCCAGAGCTATCTGTTAAG CCTGTTTATGTCAAGGATGATTTTTTTGATTCCCTCTCTAGTGGAACATTTGGACGTGGAGGACCAAATGGAAGGGGTAGACCTTCTGAACGGCGCAGAGTAGATACAGAG ACTTTTGGCGAATTTCCACGGCACAGGCAACCCTACCGTGGTGGCGCCCGAGGTTACCGTGGCGGTGGACGTTCCCGAGGTTCATATTATGGTGGCAGAGGCTATGGAAACACAGGGACCGGAGGCTATGGAAACACAGGGACAGGTGGCCCTGGAAATTCTTATTCTCACCGGGGCTATGGGAGAGATTGA